The following proteins are encoded in a genomic region of Cyclonatronum proteinivorum:
- a CDS encoding ATP-dependent DNA helicase gives MEDHKFTDIFDIRLTNAQGIGFQNLLSFLDEPQEKVFILKGYAGTGKTTLIRGLINYLKKQEKTVCLLASTGRAAKIAGDLTGAPASTIHSHLYKFTRLDKDLDELEKQELNPQTDQYGQIKMVFAAHESLLDPGAVYVIDESSMISDEPDDRTSFALFGSGKLLQDLIGHDPHGKFIFIGDPCQLPPANMPFSPALTKGYIEATYKVKAQEFELTQIVRQDANSGITKAASRLRELYFQNPQWRYGYLFLKGKKNVNLHTSHVSLLNAYIAQIEGDNFARATLIAQTNRHCKQINESIRRMLGRRSGRIEAGDLMMVTQNNYLVPLVNGDLVTIEAVGESTYRTGLQFTKVRVKPLNKEETYEVLLLEDVVYALGPNITTDQHKSLLIDFNRRMKALGLKQSQREFNDNMMADPYLNALRANFGYALTCHKSQGGEWDEVFLYLDNKIQGIPRPGLYQWWYTAVTRARKTLHAVDDWFVK, from the coding sequence ATGGAAGACCATAAATTCACAGATATTTTCGATATTCGCCTGACAAATGCACAGGGAATCGGATTTCAAAACCTGTTGTCATTTTTGGATGAGCCGCAGGAAAAGGTATTCATTTTAAAGGGGTATGCGGGAACTGGCAAAACTACGCTGATTCGCGGGCTCATCAATTATCTCAAAAAACAGGAGAAAACGGTTTGTCTGCTGGCTTCAACCGGACGTGCAGCTAAAATTGCAGGCGACCTCACCGGAGCACCCGCTTCGACCATTCACAGCCATTTATACAAATTCACAAGGCTCGACAAAGATCTTGATGAGCTTGAGAAACAGGAACTGAACCCGCAAACCGATCAGTACGGGCAAATCAAGATGGTTTTTGCAGCGCATGAATCCTTGCTTGATCCGGGCGCCGTTTACGTGATTGATGAATCCTCCATGATATCGGATGAGCCGGATGACCGGACGTCTTTCGCGCTATTTGGCAGCGGAAAGCTGCTGCAGGATCTGATTGGGCACGACCCGCACGGCAAGTTTATCTTCATCGGGGATCCATGCCAGCTGCCGCCCGCCAATATGCCCTTTTCACCCGCATTGACCAAGGGCTATATTGAAGCAACCTACAAGGTTAAAGCCCAGGAGTTTGAGCTTACGCAGATTGTGCGTCAGGACGCCAACAGTGGCATTACGAAGGCCGCAAGCCGTTTGCGGGAACTGTATTTTCAAAACCCCCAATGGCGGTACGGCTATCTGTTTCTGAAAGGAAAGAAAAATGTGAACTTGCATACATCGCATGTAAGCCTGCTGAATGCGTATATCGCACAAATTGAAGGAGATAATTTCGCACGCGCAACGCTGATTGCGCAAACCAACCGGCACTGCAAGCAAATCAATGAGAGTATCCGCCGGATGCTGGGGCGCCGCAGCGGACGTATTGAAGCGGGTGATCTGATGATGGTGACCCAAAACAACTATCTCGTGCCGCTGGTTAATGGTGATCTTGTTACGATTGAAGCGGTTGGTGAAAGCACTTACCGCACGGGCTTGCAGTTCACCAAGGTGCGGGTGAAGCCGCTAAACAAAGAGGAAACCTACGAAGTCCTGCTGCTCGAAGATGTAGTGTATGCCTTGGGCCCGAACATCACGACAGATCAGCACAAAAGTCTGCTGATTGATTTCAACCGCCGGATGAAGGCGCTTGGGCTAAAGCAAAGTCAGCGGGAGTTCAATGACAATATGATGGCTGATCCCTATTTGAATGCCCTTCGCGCCAACTTCGGCTATGCGCTCACCTGCCACAAAAGTCAGGGCGGAGAGTGGGATGAAGTATTTCTATACCTCGACAACAAAATTCAGGGCATCCCCCGCCCCGGCCTGTATCAGTGGTGGTACACCGCCGTGACCCGTGCCCGCAAAACACTGCACGCGGTAGATGACTGGTTTGTGAAATAA
- a CDS encoding TonB-dependent receptor — protein sequence MRTGTRVRILGKRASIPVIATLLVLLFGFSATAQQTVSGTVADADSGEPLPGATILQQGTSNGTSTDVSGNFTLELRTDGARVLEVRYIGYRTRTIEITDMSLALEIDLQPATQLSDAVIVSAIRSDESTPMSFTNVSREQIEERNLGQDLPFLLQSAPSVLASSDAGAGVGYTGIRVRGVDPTRINVTINGIPLNDSESHGVFWVNMPDFASSVESLQIQRGVGTSTNGQAAFGASINISTGALNYDPYAEVTNAVGSYNTRRHTLRAGTGLLNNGWAFDARLSHIESDGYIDRAFSDLSSYAVTASRYSDRSLLTFKILSGREQTYQAWNGVPESALADNRRMNEFTYENQTDNYRQDHYQLHYSYRLTDNWLANASLHYTYGRGYFEEFRANDRLSTYGIEPFVLSDELITRTDIIRRRWLDNHFYGFVLNTEYSTDRFRLVAGGAYNEYDGDHFGEVIWARFANNINIRDRYYDNNGFKTDGNLFAKLTWNLSDRLSVYGDAQIRRIYYEFLGFDRTLDEITQDHELWFFNPKAGLVYQLAPGQRLYTSFSVAGKEPTRREYTRSTPDSRPSPERLYNLEAGWQADFGNASAGINFYYMHYVDQLILTGEINDVGQAIRNNVPESHRAGVELEGALRLTDWLQWSGNLTLSQNRIPEYTEFVDNFDTGIQEQIEHRNTDISLSPGLISNSQFRLTYGNFTADFMSRFVSRQYLDNTSNRDRSIDPFFVSDLRLSYNTSRLPYANRVNLSLLVNNIFNELYESSGYTFGWIAGGAEQRFNYFYPQAERNFLLQLSLHF from the coding sequence ATGCGCACAGGTACAAGGGTCAGGATTTTAGGCAAGCGCGCAAGCATTCCGGTCATAGCAACACTATTGGTGCTGCTTTTTGGCTTCAGCGCTACTGCGCAGCAAACCGTTAGCGGAACCGTTGCAGACGCTGATTCCGGGGAGCCCCTTCCCGGTGCAACCATCCTTCAGCAAGGCACCTCAAACGGAACAAGCACCGATGTGTCGGGCAATTTTACGCTTGAACTTCGGACTGATGGCGCCCGCGTGCTTGAAGTCCGTTATATCGGCTATCGCACCCGCACCATCGAAATCACCGATATGTCGCTTGCATTGGAGATCGACCTTCAGCCCGCCACACAGTTGTCTGACGCCGTTATCGTTTCGGCCATCCGTTCGGATGAATCCACCCCGATGAGCTTCACCAATGTGAGCCGGGAACAAATTGAAGAACGAAATCTCGGTCAGGACCTCCCTTTTCTGCTGCAGTCGGCGCCATCTGTGCTGGCAAGCTCTGACGCTGGTGCTGGGGTCGGATATACCGGTATTCGGGTGCGCGGCGTTGATCCGACCCGCATCAATGTCACCATCAACGGTATTCCGTTGAACGATTCCGAAAGCCACGGCGTGTTCTGGGTCAATATGCCCGATTTTGCTTCCTCCGTGGAAAGCCTTCAGATTCAACGCGGGGTCGGTACCTCAACCAACGGACAGGCCGCTTTCGGCGCAAGCATCAACATTTCGACCGGTGCGCTGAATTACGATCCCTATGCGGAAGTCACCAATGCCGTAGGCAGCTACAACACGCGGCGGCATACGCTCCGGGCAGGTACCGGATTGCTGAACAACGGATGGGCCTTCGACGCGCGCCTTTCACACATCGAGTCTGACGGCTACATCGACCGCGCTTTTTCCGACCTTTCGTCCTACGCGGTAACCGCGAGCCGCTACTCCGACCGCAGCCTCCTCACCTTCAAAATCCTGAGCGGCCGCGAGCAAACCTATCAGGCCTGGAACGGCGTGCCGGAGAGCGCGCTGGCCGATAACCGCCGCATGAACGAGTTCACCTACGAAAATCAAACCGACAACTACCGGCAGGATCACTATCAGCTGCATTATTCCTACCGCCTTACTGACAACTGGCTCGCAAATGCGTCCCTGCACTACACTTACGGACGCGGTTACTTTGAAGAATTCCGGGCCAATGACCGCCTCAGCACCTACGGTATTGAGCCCTTTGTACTGAGTGATGAGCTCATTACCCGCACCGATATCATCCGCCGCCGCTGGCTTGACAATCACTTCTACGGCTTTGTCCTGAATACCGAATACAGTACCGACCGCTTCCGCCTTGTAGCCGGTGGTGCGTATAACGAGTACGACGGCGACCATTTCGGGGAAGTCATCTGGGCCCGTTTTGCGAACAATATCAATATCCGTGACCGCTATTACGATAACAACGGCTTCAAAACCGACGGCAACCTGTTCGCCAAACTTACCTGGAACCTGAGCGATCGGCTGAGTGTGTACGGCGACGCACAAATCCGGCGCATTTATTATGAATTCCTTGGCTTTGACCGCACGCTGGATGAAATCACGCAGGATCACGAACTCTGGTTCTTCAATCCAAAGGCGGGACTTGTGTATCAGCTTGCACCGGGGCAACGCCTCTACACTTCGTTTTCCGTAGCGGGCAAAGAACCCACACGGCGTGAGTACACCCGATCAACGCCCGATTCCCGCCCGAGTCCCGAAAGGCTCTACAACCTCGAAGCCGGCTGGCAGGCCGATTTCGGTAACGCATCTGCCGGTATCAACTTCTACTACATGCACTACGTCGATCAGCTCATTCTCACGGGCGAAATCAACGATGTGGGTCAGGCCATCCGGAATAACGTCCCCGAAAGTCATCGTGCCGGCGTTGAGCTTGAAGGCGCCCTGCGGCTTACGGACTGGCTGCAGTGGAGCGGAAACCTCACCCTGAGTCAGAACCGCATCCCGGAATACACGGAGTTCGTTGATAATTTCGACACCGGTATTCAGGAGCAAATCGAGCACCGCAATACCGATATTTCGCTCTCACCGGGTCTCATCTCAAACTCACAATTCCGCTTAACCTACGGCAATTTTACCGCCGATTTCATGAGCCGCTTTGTTTCCCGGCAGTACCTCGATAACACCTCGAACCGCGACCGCTCCATCGATCCGTTTTTCGTGAGCGACCTGCGCCTTTCCTACAACACAAGCCGCCTTCCGTACGCCAACCGGGTCAACCTCTCCCTTTTGGTGAACAACATCTTCAATGAGCTCTACGAAAGTAGCGGATACACCTTCGGCTGGATTGCCGGCGGCGCAGAACAGCGCTTCAACTATTTCTATCCGCAGGCCGAGCGCAACTTCCTGTTACAGTTGAGCCTGCACTTTTAG
- a CDS encoding BlaI/MecI/CopY family transcriptional regulator — protein sequence MKKTITPVGDSEMEILHIVWDKGEATVSEVHEHILGYRKVAYTTVMTIMKKLADKGLLSFRKDGVTYVYRAAKPEAEVKHSLLRQMVEKVFRGSPAEMVQSLVENERLKPEEKSEIESLIEKLRGGK from the coding sequence ATGAAAAAAACGATAACGCCGGTTGGCGATTCTGAAATGGAAATCCTGCACATCGTGTGGGATAAGGGCGAGGCTACGGTGAGCGAGGTGCACGAGCACATCCTCGGGTACCGCAAGGTCGCTTATACGACGGTGATGACCATCATGAAAAAGCTGGCGGACAAAGGGTTGCTGAGCTTCCGGAAAGATGGGGTCACCTATGTTTACCGGGCTGCGAAACCTGAGGCCGAGGTGAAGCACAGTCTGCTCCGGCAGATGGTCGAGAAGGTTTTCCGCGGCTCGCCTGCCGAAATGGTGCAGAGCCTCGTGGAAAACGAGCGCCTCAAGCCCGAGGAAAAATCCGAGATTGAATCCCTCATTGAGAAACTGCGCGGAGGTAAGTAA
- a CDS encoding M56 family metallopeptidase — MLFTYMPALVIWTAFALLMLLTLRLNRKGNPLLNYHLSTATLIALPAGLLFVPFLSLPAPVQSLTGVNFWLNTISLPEISIIAGETAASPATAEAASRSSLPVSVPLLLTGLLAAAGLLRLSFIYYKLRKSLRHASPVVDSDLLSEAEQLRSRLGITRNVRLLTSADTAIPFTTGLFRPMIVLPENTLQESDSQQRRLILTHEMVHIARSDFAAHFGELLVRHLFWVHPFVHVLYRQAAYYREVSCDSDVLRLNSGSQAAYAEMLYRFALLEQEKPQLRAAMAEEHKLLRRIRNLDFNPHPNHTTTPMKTMKNSILTSALLLLLITGLMACSDLLTDTDASRTEVNLDESITYMGQTITLGELREQIANNRQNLLTLIEENTSDTDPETLQIIQHTADEMGNVLMLIDNGHANRAIAAIESLPPPPPPALNEGDSPDLFTVVEQMPEMIGGQMAFYSALRYPEMARQAGIEGRVILQFIVDEQGNVTNPTVVRSAGAGGLDEAALEALSQVRFKPGMQRGRAVKVQMTQPVVFRFSRSEDTSS; from the coding sequence TTGCTGTTCACTTACATGCCCGCGCTGGTCATCTGGACCGCTTTTGCCCTGCTCATGCTCTTGACGCTGCGGCTGAACCGTAAAGGTAATCCGCTGCTCAACTACCACCTGAGCACGGCAACGCTGATTGCGCTGCCCGCCGGGCTGCTGTTTGTACCCTTCCTAAGTCTGCCGGCCCCGGTACAGTCTCTGACCGGAGTCAATTTCTGGCTCAACACCATATCATTGCCGGAAATTAGCATCATCGCTGGAGAAACAGCAGCAAGTCCGGCAACTGCTGAAGCTGCGTCGAGATCCAGCCTTCCGGTTTCTGTCCCGCTTTTGCTGACAGGCCTGCTCGCTGCCGCCGGACTGCTGCGACTGAGCTTCATTTATTACAAGCTGCGCAAGAGCCTGCGCCATGCCTCGCCCGTCGTTGATTCAGACCTGCTGTCCGAAGCGGAACAGCTTCGTAGCCGGCTCGGCATTACGAGGAACGTACGGCTGCTGACATCGGCGGATACCGCTATCCCGTTCACCACCGGTCTGTTCCGGCCCATGATTGTGCTGCCCGAAAACACCCTTCAGGAATCGGATTCGCAGCAACGGCGCCTCATCCTCACGCACGAAATGGTGCACATTGCGCGCAGCGACTTCGCAGCACATTTCGGAGAGCTGCTTGTACGGCACCTGTTCTGGGTCCATCCCTTCGTGCATGTGCTGTACCGGCAGGCGGCCTACTACCGCGAAGTTTCCTGCGACAGCGACGTACTTCGCCTGAACAGCGGGAGTCAGGCGGCTTATGCCGAGATGTTGTACCGTTTTGCCCTGCTCGAACAGGAAAAACCACAGCTCCGCGCGGCCATGGCCGAAGAGCACAAGCTGCTGCGCCGCATCCGGAACCTTGATTTCAATCCCCATCCCAACCACACCACTACTCCTATGAAAACCATGAAAAACAGTATCCTAACCTCAGCACTTTTGCTGCTGCTGATTACCGGGCTTATGGCCTGCTCCGACCTCCTGACAGACACCGATGCGTCCCGCACGGAGGTCAATCTCGATGAAAGCATTACCTACATGGGGCAAACCATCACCCTTGGCGAACTCCGTGAGCAAATAGCGAACAATCGCCAAAACTTGCTTACGCTTATCGAAGAAAACACAAGCGACACAGACCCCGAAACCCTGCAAATTATACAACATACCGCAGATGAAATGGGCAACGTCCTGATGCTTATCGATAACGGACATGCCAACCGGGCCATAGCCGCCATAGAAAGCCTTCCGCCACCGCCACCTCCGGCGCTCAATGAAGGCGATTCCCCGGATTTATTCACAGTTGTTGAACAAATGCCGGAAATGATAGGCGGACAAATGGCCTTTTACAGTGCCCTCCGCTATCCTGAAATGGCAAGACAAGCAGGTATTGAAGGCCGTGTAATCCTTCAGTTTATAGTCGATGAGCAAGGGAATGTCACAAACCCTACTGTCGTTCGCAGCGCCGGCGCAGGTGGTCTTGATGAGGCCGCTCTTGAAGCCCTGTCACAGGTACGTTTTAAACCCGGAATGCAGCGCGGAAGAGCAGTTAAAGTACAAATGACACAGCCGGTCGTGTTCCGGTTTTCCCGCAGCGAAGACACTTCATCCTAA
- a CDS encoding ATP-binding protein produces the protein MGSNPPFIGRTVKAAVLRWLRPQRVVLLKGARRTGKTELARQIQQEFEGRCDFLNAEDMDTRNLLADQSVRNYRNLFGQTDLLIIDEAQVIPDIGLMVKLIADEVKGVRILLTGSSSLTLTQSTGEPLTGRKTDLELYPFSMEELRGGWSGVELRKQLTDRILYGSYPEVVFMEHPQDRKIYLKEILRSYLLKDVLMLNELRETDKLRKLLQLLAWQLGQEVSLQELGNTLGMSKNTVERYMELMWDAYVIFPLSGYQKNLRKEVAKSKKWYFCDTGIRNAIIGDFKPMELRPDAGALWENFVITERLRQHRMNLRDTALYFWRTYDRQEVDLIEEDEDGLRAFELKWRLPSKKVKPPLGFAKAYPEAAFEVVHGENWYEYL, from the coding sequence ATGGGCTCAAATCCTCCTTTTATCGGCAGAACGGTTAAGGCCGCGGTGCTTCGCTGGCTTCGTCCGCAGCGGGTTGTGCTGCTAAAAGGGGCGCGGAGAACCGGCAAAACAGAGCTTGCGCGACAGATTCAGCAGGAGTTCGAAGGTCGCTGCGACTTCCTCAACGCCGAGGACATGGACACACGCAACCTGCTGGCGGATCAGTCCGTGCGCAACTACCGGAATCTGTTCGGCCAAACCGACCTGCTCATCATTGATGAAGCGCAGGTCATCCCCGACATCGGCCTGATGGTTAAACTCATCGCCGATGAGGTAAAAGGCGTGCGGATTCTGCTCACAGGCTCTTCATCCCTCACCCTTACCCAAAGCACCGGCGAACCGCTCACGGGGCGCAAAACCGATCTCGAGCTGTACCCGTTTTCAATGGAAGAGCTCCGGGGCGGCTGGTCGGGCGTTGAGCTGCGCAAACAGCTAACCGATCGCATTCTGTACGGCAGCTATCCGGAAGTTGTGTTCATGGAGCATCCGCAGGACCGGAAAATTTACCTTAAAGAAATTCTGCGGTCGTACCTGCTCAAAGATGTGCTTATGCTCAACGAGCTGCGCGAAACCGACAAACTGCGCAAGCTTCTGCAGCTGCTGGCCTGGCAGCTCGGTCAGGAAGTATCGCTTCAGGAACTGGGCAACACGCTGGGCATGAGCAAAAACACCGTTGAGCGCTATATGGAGCTAATGTGGGACGCCTACGTTATTTTTCCGCTGAGCGGCTATCAGAAAAACCTACGCAAAGAGGTGGCCAAGAGCAAGAAATGGTACTTCTGCGATACGGGTATCCGGAACGCCATCATCGGTGATTTCAAACCTATGGAGCTTCGTCCCGATGCGGGCGCGCTGTGGGAAAACTTTGTGATTACCGAGCGGCTGCGACAGCACCGCATGAACCTGCGCGATACCGCGCTCTACTTCTGGCGCACCTACGACCGGCAGGAAGTGGATCTGATCGAAGAGGATGAAGACGGGCTTCGTGCTTTCGAGCTGAAATGGCGGCTTCCCTCCAAAAAAGTAAAGCCGCCCCTGGGCTTTGCGAAAGCATATCCGGAAGCGGCTTTTGAAGTCGTGCACGGCGAAAACTGGTACGAGTACCTTTAA
- a CDS encoding dienelactone hydrolase family protein, which translates to MNHSGTIVFLLGFLLLVGCSRSAEHGHQTDDYTRDMAHQHHDDIPVPAVAEAYQPNQSVRSAMVTYGEEGTLQLRGFLAEPEDAEARAAIPSVVMIHEWWGLNDNIRMMAERLAGEGYRVLAVDFYSGEVAENSQEAQGLMRSAMANVDAGISNLSQAASFLAEAGSSSVGIMGWCFGGAWTLNAAIAISDQLDAGVIYYGRVNTNTEDLAQIEIPLLGIFGEADGGIPVEGVREFDALLQELGKQAEIHIFADADHAFANPSGTRYLPEAAAQAWEKTLAFFARTLD; encoded by the coding sequence ATGAATCATTCAGGTACAATTGTTTTTTTATTGGGCTTTCTGCTGCTTGTTGGTTGCAGCAGAAGTGCAGAGCACGGTCATCAAACAGACGATTATACCCGGGACATGGCGCATCAGCATCATGATGATATCCCGGTTCCTGCCGTAGCTGAAGCATATCAACCCAATCAGTCGGTGCGTTCAGCGATGGTAACGTATGGTGAGGAAGGGACACTTCAGCTTCGGGGGTTTTTGGCTGAGCCGGAAGATGCCGAAGCCAGAGCCGCAATTCCATCTGTTGTGATGATTCACGAATGGTGGGGCCTAAACGATAACATCCGGATGATGGCCGAACGCCTTGCCGGTGAAGGCTACCGCGTGCTTGCAGTAGATTTTTACTCGGGTGAGGTTGCTGAGAATTCGCAGGAGGCGCAGGGACTGATGCGCAGCGCGATGGCCAATGTTGATGCCGGAATTTCCAACCTTTCGCAAGCCGCCTCCTTTCTTGCTGAGGCGGGCAGCTCATCGGTTGGCATTATGGGATGGTGCTTTGGCGGGGCATGGACTTTGAACGCGGCCATCGCGATTTCTGACCAGCTTGATGCGGGGGTGATTTACTACGGGCGGGTCAACACCAATACCGAAGATCTTGCTCAGATTGAAATTCCGCTTCTCGGCATTTTTGGAGAAGCCGATGGGGGCATTCCAGTTGAGGGCGTTCGGGAGTTTGATGCCCTGCTGCAGGAGCTTGGCAAGCAGGCCGAAATCCACATTTTTGCGGACGCCGACCATGCTTTTGCCAACCCTTCCGGTACGCGTTATCTGCCCGAAGCAGCAGCTCAGGCCTGGGAGAAAACCCTTGCGTTTTTTGCAAGAACCCTCGATTAA
- a CDS encoding carboxylate-amine ligase has product MPRSSYNFTIGIEEEYQIVNPETRELSSAIENILKDGQDSLGNQITAELMQCQVEIGTRVCNSIQEAREQVVAVRKAVDAIVRKHGLRIIAAGTHPISEWSKQDMTHRARYRGLELENRVLARQLLICGMHMHIGIEDDDERIDLMNQLSYFCPHLLCLSTSSPFWSGYDTGLKSYRSVIFECLPRTGIPPVFRSWNDYQEYLQVMIQTNCIDEPTKIRWDLRPSPKYPTLEFRIADVCTRVDEAIALCAVKVALVAKLMKLRRNNQSWRIYRKELIQENKFRALRYGFDGKLLDLGRHKEVEARKLIFELLTFIDDVVDDLDVREEVSYVHNILTEGTSADRQLKVYKETGDLKAVVDMLIEETMMGVHDHD; this is encoded by the coding sequence ATGCCTCGAAGCAGCTATAACTTTACAATCGGGATTGAAGAAGAGTATCAGATTGTCAATCCCGAAACCCGTGAGCTAAGCTCAGCAATTGAAAATATCCTCAAAGACGGACAGGACTCACTTGGGAATCAAATCACTGCAGAACTCATGCAGTGTCAGGTTGAAATTGGCACAAGGGTGTGTAACAGCATTCAGGAAGCCCGCGAGCAGGTTGTAGCAGTCAGGAAAGCGGTTGACGCAATTGTGCGCAAACACGGGCTTCGTATTATCGCGGCGGGTACACATCCTATTTCTGAATGGTCCAAACAGGATATGACGCACCGTGCAAGGTATCGTGGTCTTGAGCTCGAAAACAGGGTACTCGCCCGTCAGCTGCTTATCTGTGGTATGCACATGCATATCGGTATCGAAGATGATGATGAGCGGATAGATCTCATGAATCAGCTCAGCTATTTTTGCCCGCATTTGCTGTGTCTTTCAACAAGCTCACCGTTTTGGTCCGGCTATGACACCGGTCTTAAATCGTACCGCAGTGTTATATTTGAATGTTTACCCCGTACAGGGATTCCGCCTGTTTTCCGGTCGTGGAACGACTATCAGGAGTATCTGCAGGTCATGATACAGACCAACTGCATTGATGAGCCCACCAAGATTCGCTGGGATCTCCGCCCGTCGCCAAAGTATCCTACGCTGGAGTTTCGGATAGCAGACGTTTGCACCCGTGTTGATGAAGCTATTGCACTTTGCGCTGTAAAAGTTGCCCTTGTGGCCAAACTCATGAAGCTGCGCCGAAACAATCAGTCGTGGCGCATTTACCGCAAAGAGCTCATACAGGAAAACAAGTTTCGCGCTTTACGCTACGGTTTTGATGGCAAGCTGCTTGACCTTGGGCGGCATAAAGAAGTTGAAGCACGCAAGCTGATTTTTGAGCTGCTTACTTTTATTGATGATGTTGTAGATGACCTCGATGTAAGAGAAGAAGTCAGCTATGTGCACAACATCCTGACAGAGGGAACCTCTGCTGATCGTCAGCTTAAAGTTTATAAAGAAACCGGTGATCTGAAGGCAGTTGTTGACATGCTGATAGAAGAAACTATGATGGGGGTTCATGATCACGATTAA